The following nucleotide sequence is from Geotrypetes seraphini chromosome 10, aGeoSer1.1, whole genome shotgun sequence.
aagtaacaaTAATTAAAGtattgaaaataaatataaaccaggttttttggccaatgactggagcatggagcagaaaaaactatGCTGACAGTTCAGTCTATGATAAGACTGTgtgtaggctccaattctgaggccttttcctgattAGAGAAGAGTTACTCTATGGAATAGAACACTGCAGATGCATCTCCCATATTAAGTGGAAATTGTACACTACCTTATATTGATTATTTGGACCACTCAGGGTGATAATATTTTAgattataaaataaactcaccaggaagTTTGAAGAAAACCCCCCCACAAACAACACTCACTTAGGcagaaaaatcaaatcaaatcgaaaaatcgattcaaaaggctgaatcaaatcgattttttttcctgaatcgggcagcactaccaaaAAGCACATAGACAGCTGTACTGGCAGGGCTACAGCCTATGGGGAGCTTATGTGCCATCCTATAGTGTAGGCATTATTTTTAGTCGTTCTACACCAGTTGCCCCTTCGACCTTGCTTACCGTGGTACTCTGCCCATTTATAACCCCGCACGATTTCTTTGCTGTCTTCGGAGCCGACAGGGTGGGTTACGAGAACCCGGATCAGTATATACTTGAATACACCGTCCGGATCTATATCTGCATCGGGGATGCAAGCCAGGCCCTCGGCCGCCATATTTCCTCAGTGAGCAGCCGGTCAAGTGACGTCCATTCTATCCTGGGAAAAAGAGTCGCTGCACTTTTTGACCAATCACAACTAGCGATAGGTTGCACCAATCAAATTaccgaatggaaaaaaaaaacgtttacTGGGGAACCAGCCAATCAAATACCTTTCTTAAAGGGACGTTTGCGCTTCAAAAATATTTAGCCGACAGTTGAGCAAAGCAGCAGCGAAAATAAACGGTGACGAATGGTAACGGTGTGAattttaaaggttaataaataaaaagaaaataatgaaatagatttttaaaattagctttctGGTTGTCAAAACAAAGACACAGTCCTTTGGATAGGGAGGCCATAGTAGGTAGCATCCCAAATGTATACTGATGGTCTGTACAAACGAAATCTCCACCCCAGTTCTCGGAACAAGCCTAAGCAATCTTGTTTTCAGGACAATATATATGCATGGAACAAATCTGTATGCACTATCATTTTCAATGAGAGTATCCTTAAAAATCTGACAGCTAGTGTTTACCAGATGACCGG
It contains:
- the PHPT1 gene encoding 14 kDa phosphohistidine phosphatase isoform X2, translating into MAAEGLACIPDADIDPDGVFKYILIRVLVTHPVGSEDSKEIVRGYKWAEYHADIYDKVAAEIEKQGYDCKCLGGGRIMHNSQEKKIHVYGYSVVKKQEE